In Pochonia chlamydosporia 170 chromosome 3, whole genome shotgun sequence, the following are encoded in one genomic region:
- a CDS encoding glucosyltransferase (similar to Neosartorya fischeri NRRL 181 XP_001263671.1) encodes MAGPSPSPHKPRRKLKTGDGNGGDKLTRTRFEALVRAPSFPLAAFLWPARTSSTQWEVLPAVLMVVGLFRWAAGFWGYSGFQRPPMFGDYEAQRHWMELTTHLPISQWYFHDLQWWGLDYPPLTAYHSWVMGKIGGLIEPSWFALFTSRGSDDPTLKIFMRATVIISEYLIYIPAVVVFARRYSRLNGVSTWTSSVALVAILMQPATILIDHIHFQYNTVMLGLVLASINSMLAERYKWAAVFFVAALGFKQMALYYAFTVFAYLLGKCMQPRINITRLVGIALVTVASFAVLVLPLIIGTLYDRHQGIDSRPDLDGPPPPLPLFPFVAHYLDTRSALYAVVEQMIQMVHRIFPFSRGLFEDKVANFWCALNVVIKLRNLPTDLLQKAALGATLLSIIPPNLVLLIRPEKKILPLAFATTAWGFFLFSYQVHEKSVLLPLMPMTLLLAGKQGLNGDTRSWVGFANLLGAWTMFPLLSRVDLTVPYTVLTLLWAYLVGLPPLCWTAPFMEAGPAPKQWATAIIHGCFYAFMGVWHVVNACVPPPVDKPDLWVVANVGVGCAGFIMCYLWCFWKLLVDSGLVASKLPKSKTQ; translated from the exons ATGGCAGGGCCAagtccatcaccacacaAGCCCAGGCGCAAACTGAAGACTGGcgatggcaatggcggcgacaAGCTTACACGAACGCGGTTCGAAGCTTTGGTGCGAGCTCCATCCTTCCCCTTGGCGGCGTTCCTGTGGCCGGCCCGGACCTCGTCTACTCAATGGGAGGTGTTGCCAGCAGTTTTGATGGTTGTCGGGCTGTTTCGATGGGCAGCAGGCTTTTGGGGGTATTCAG GTTTCCAACGTCCTCCCATGTTTGGCGACTACGAAGCACAGCGACACTGGATGGAGCTAACGACGCATCTTCCCATCTCACAATGGTATTTTCACGATCTTCAATGGTGGGGGCTTGATTATCCGCCTCTCACGGCATATCATAGCTGGGTCATGGGCAAGATTGGAGGCTTAATTGAGCCCTCCTGGTTCGCACTCTTTACCTCTCGAGGCTCCGACGATCCGACCTTGAAGATTTTCATGAGAGCCACCGTCATTATCTCTGAATATCTCATTTACATCCCGGCAGTTGTAGTGTTTGCCCGACGATACAGCAGGCTGAATGGCGTGTCTACTTGGACCAGCTCTGTAGCTCTTGTTGCCATTCTCATGCAACCGGCCACGATCCTCATCGACCACATTCACTTTCAGTACAACACCGTTAtgcttggccttgtcctcgcAAGCATCAACAGCATGCTAGCCGAAAGATACAAGTGGGCTGCCGTCTTCTTTGTTGCCGCCCTCGGATTCAAACAAATGGCACTGTACTATGCGTTCACTGTCTTTGCCTACCTGCTAGGAAAGTGCATGCAGCCACGTATAAACATCACCCGGTTGGTTGGCATTGCACTGGTGACAGTTGCTTCATTCGCTGTTTTGGTGTTACCTCTGATTATTGGCACTCTGTATGACAGACACCAAGGAATCGATTCACGACCAGACCTGGACGGACCTCCACCACCGCTTCCGTTGTTCCCGTTTGTTGCTCATTATCTTGATACCCGCTCTGCTCTTTATGCCGTGGTGGAGCAAATGATCCAGATGGTCCACCGTATCTTCCCATTCTCAAGAGGGTTGTTTGAAGACAAGGTCGCCAACTTTTGGTGCGCCTTGAATGTTGTCATAAAGCTTCGCAATTTGCCGACAGACCTATTACAAAAGGCAGCACTCGGCGCGACGCTCCTATCCATCATCCCGCCGAATCTTGTGCTCCTCATTCGaccagagaagaagatttTGCCTCTAGCTTTTGCGACCACGGCTTGGGGATTCTTCCTGTTCAGCTACCAGGTGCATGAAAAGAGCGTTCTTCTGCCCCTGATGCCAATGACTCTGTTGCTTGCTGGAAAGCAGGGACTCAATGGTGATACACGATCATGGGTTGGATTTGCCAATCTTCTCGGAGCGTGGACTATGTTCCCTTTGCTGAGCAGGGTAGATCTCACTGTGCCTTATACTGTCCTGACGCTTCTGTGGGCGTATCTTGTGGGCCTGCCTCCGTTGTGTTGGACTGCCCCCTTCATGGAGGCAGGACCTGCACCAAAGCAGTGGGCGACGGCTATCATTCATGGTTGTTTCTACGCTTTTATGGGTGTCTGGCATGTCGTCAATGCCTGTGTGCCCCCTCCTGTCGATAAGCCGGATTTATGGGTGGTGGCCAATGTTGGCGTCGGTTGTGCTGGTTTCATAATGTGTTACTTGTGGTGTTTCTGGAAACTGCTGGTGGACAGCGGCCTGGTGGCGTccaagttgccaaagtcgaaAACGCAATGA